AAGCACGCGCGTCAGCACGACTGTACTGGCGACAGAAAGTGCGAGTCCGAAGACCATCCCGGCGGACCATCCCCAGCCGAATAGCCAGCCGGCAACAGCCCCAAGTCCGGTTGCCACCAGACTTTGGAACAATGCGCCGGGAATGGCAATGCGTTTGACCGCGAGGAGTTCATCGAGATGGAAATGCATGCCGACGCCGAACATGAGCAAGACGACGCCCATTTCGGCGGCTTCTCGGGCGAACTGCGGATCGGCGGTGAATCCCGGGGTGTAGGGTCCCACGATGATGCCCGCTAGCAAGTAGCCGACAATCGGGGAAAGCCCCATGCGAATCGCCAGGTAGCCCATGACGAGGGCAGCAAATAGCCCCCCCGCCAGGGTGCGGATCATTTCGACATCGTGCATCCGACCGTCCCGATAGGAGTTCCAGAGAAGCGGATTGGCCGAGAGAGATTAGCCGCGAACCGCGACTCGGCCCCGAGTGCGTTGGCCGGTGTGGGTGGCATCCATGATGCGGCCCCGCTCGTCCAACGCCAGATGATATCGCGTCTCGCCTTGCAGCCGATGCACCGTCAGGTGGTAATCCATGCTGCTGGCGGCGAGATAGGAGAGTTTTTCGGGCGGTTGCAGCGCCCGCAGTCGGCCCCAGGAACCATCCCCCAGATAGACCACGCCTTCGGAATGCGCCAAGCCATCCAAAAGCGGCTTAGTCCGTTTGAAGGTATGATCGTGATGTTCTAACACGACTGGCACACGATATTTCTGATAGAGCGGCACCCAATGCTTGCGATTGGCATCGCCGGTGACTTCGAACTTTCGCGCCGAGGGATACGCCGGAACATGGTTTACCACCATGACATGCGGATGCTCGATGCGGTCTCGGAGTCGCTGTTCCAGCCAAGCGGTTTGCTCTCCGGCAATGGGCGATGTGTGGCCGGTATCGAGCAAAATCAAACTGAGGTAGTCGCCGAAATCGAGGGTATTGTATCCCGTTTCGGGGAACAAGCCATCAAAGATTGCATAGAAAAACGGGGCTTTCTCACGCGGCTTATTGTATCCGCCATCGACTTCGTGATTGCCAATGCACGGAATCAGCGGGATCAGTCGCCCGGTGCGGGTGACCATATGCTTGCTGTAATTGCGCAAAAACGCGAGGCTGACCTCCACATGGCGGCCATTGTCGTAGCCGAGATCCCCGCCGATGATCGCGAACGAAGGATCTTGATTGGCGGCGGAGATATTGTTGGCAATGGCATGGCCATTCACGCCGCAATCGCCGCCGGAGATGAACGAAATGGTGTCAGTCGCTTTGGCGGGCATGGTCCGAAATCGATAATTCGGCGAATATTTACTCACGCGGAATTCGTATTCGGTATCGGGCTGCAAGCCAGTGAGTTCGACGCGGAAGATGGTCAAATCGGTCTTGGGATATGGCTTGGTGATGGCCTTCTGGCCAAACCAAGTCAGCGGGGCGAATCCGCCGCCGTTGCCCAAAAGCAGCGACAGACCGGAACTGGCGTGTGGGGTCGCTTGGCGATAGTACAGGGTGGGGTCGCTGATTTCGCCCTTGCTGGCCACCCATTGAATCACCATGGTGGTGGTGGGGTCGCGGTGCCAGGTGAGGAAGAGAATGCTCGGCTGCACCGGCATATCTTCGCCGATGATGGTGGGCAGCACAAACGATTCGGCAGCGGTCAATTGGGGCAACGCGGCCACCGAGGCGAACGACGCCGCAAAAAAGGAACGACGATTCAACTGTGTCATCCGGACACACTCCCAACGTGGCAGCAGGTGGGGGATTTACGAAACGACTCGATTGCGGCCGGCTCGTTTCGCTTGGTACAAGCGCTCGTCGGCGGCCTTAATGAGTTCGGAGGCGGTCAGCGCGGTGGGACCGGAGCAATCGGCGACGCCCAGGCTGATGGTGAGTCGGATGAGTTGCTGATCGAAGGTGAATTTGTGCTGTTCGACGGATGCGCGGATGCGTTCGGCAACTTCCAGGGCTTGCTGCTTGTCGGTTTCGACGAGCACGAGCGCGAATTCTTCACCGCCGTAGCGAGCGAACAGGTCTTCGCGGCGGACGCTGTGCCGCACCACGTTGGCGAGTTCTCGCAGGGCAAAATCGCCGCCCAAATGCCCGAATTCATCGTTGATTTTCTTGAACCAATCAATGTCGAACATGACCAATGAGAGCGGGCGATCGTGGCGATTGCTGCGAACGACTTCGCGGTCCAGAAATTCGAGCAGATAGCGTTGATTGTGCGTCTGCGTGAGCGCATCGATGATGGTGAGTCGGTAGATTTCTTCGTGGTATTCGGCCTCGACATTTCCCCCGGCCAGATAGCGATAAATGCAATTCCCGATCCGCAGATAATCGCCATCGTGCAGCGATCGCGGGCCGTTGGTGGGGGTGTCGTTGACGAAGGTGCCGTTGGTGCTGCCCAGATCTTTGACCGTGAATCCATCCGCGCTCGGTTCGATGAGGGCGTGCTTGCGGGAGACGGAATTTTCCGGGATGCGAATATCGCTTTCTTCGCCGCGGCCCATCAGCAGTGGCTTATCGCTGAGTGTGTAGCGGGCCCCAATCGCCATACCAGTCGGGTAGATGTGCACCAAGCAGGTTTGGCGACTCGACGACGACGTCGGGCGTTTCGGGGGAGCTACCCAAGTTTCAGCGACTTTTTCCATAATTCGCTCAATCTCTACCCGGCTTCGGTTGCACGCCAGAGGCAGTACAATCTAGTTTAGCGTATCTTGCGTCCAAGTGGCAATGATTCTCGCCACGCGGTCCGAGAAATTTCGCGAATTGCAACGCTTCAGTCCTCGAACTTCGGTCGCCATCAGCCACCTCAGCGTCGTGGGGCCGAGATTTGCAGAATCCCTTGGATTTTCGCCACGGGCTTGTTCAAATCGACCTGAATCGGCTGCGGGGTGCGGGCTTCGGCCACATTCCCCGCCAGATCATGCGCCGTGATTCGCAGATACACCCGATGCGTGGGCATATTCATCGGCAATCGCCAGGGGTAACTACCCGTGTTGGCGATGCGCTGCGGAGTGCCGATGGGCAGCGGGGTGGAGATGCCCACCGTGTTGCGATCGGTCGCCACCGGTGCTGCGCTCACCATCGGCCGCCAGGGGCCATCCGGGCCTTCGCTCCATTCCAGCGTGATCGGATCTTGGGCCAAGTTGCTGTCCAGCGCTTCCCAGCGAATCACCAGCACATCGCGCTGTTTGGGGTCGGGAATCGGCTGATAGATCTTCACCACTGGCGAGGTGAGATCGACCTCCACCCGCATATCCGGCGCATCTCCCGCCGCTGGCGCACCACGACTCAGCCCCGCACCACTTTGCAGCACAATCTTGAAGCCATAAACCCCTTCGATTTTCGGATTATTCCGTGCAGTCAGATCGACCGTAATCGGCGACGTCTTATCGTCATCGGTCGCCCACAGCACCCACGTCCGCCCATCATCGCGGGTGAGATACAAATCGACTCGGCCCAACCCGGACGGACCTTGTTCTTCCACGGAATAGTTCAGATCAAACCGCGTGATATTGATCGTTTCCACGCGGGGCAGTTGCGGTTGCGGCGGAGTCGCTTCGGGCGGATTGCTCACCGCCAGCGGCGCATTCGCTTGATTGGACGATTGCGTCACAGCGGGATCGCTCATTGGCGGATTCGCGGACGGCTTCGGCGTCACCGGCACTTGCGAACTCCCAATCGGCGATTCCACTTGTGTGGAGGCCGACGGCTGTTGCGGCGGATTCGACCGGGCAATCGTGTTGGTCGCGGCGGGAATCACCGGCGACATCGGTGTCATCGGTCGAGTCGCAACCATCGGATTGGGTTGGACTTGCGGCGGATTTGGAGCCGACAGATCCGGCAGCGTCAACCCCGGTGTCGGGGCGTCCGGCATCGCAGGTGCCAACGGCGGAGTCGCCGCCAACGACGGCGGCGCGGGCGGCAGAATCAGATTACTTCCCGCGGGATTCCCACCCCCCAGCGCGGTCAGATTCGCACTCGGCGAAACCGCCATCGGCGATTCCGCGAGCGGCCGATTCGGCATCGCGTTCGCACCAGTGGCACCATTCGCAACCGTTGCCCCGCCCTGCCCGGCCACTTCCCGGACGGCTTCGCCCACATTCTGCGCGTAATCCGACAATTTCAGCCGCACGCGCACCGGGGCATCGGCCCGAAACTTGGTCTCGCCTTTCAGCGTGGGCTTCACGGAAATCGGCTGCCATTGCAGCGTCCCCTGCGGCGTGACGGTCGCATATTCCAGTTGGAAGGTGGACAAATCCGCGAGCGTCTCGGTAATGTCCCAGACGATGCGAATGTCGCTGCCGATGCGTTCGGCGGTCGTCAGTCGCACTCCCGGCCGCTGGGTATCGATCACCAGCTTCTGTGCGGGTGGCACACTGTATAAATCGACCGGATCGCGGCGGCCGTTTTTGTCAATAATCATGATCGAAAACCAGTACATGCCATCTTCCGGCGCTTCGTAGATGAACTCGGTTTTCGTAGGGGGATTGACGGCGACTTGGTCCCAATTGGTGCCTTTGCCCCGCGAGACAAACAGCACCACTTCGCGGATGTCATCCACTTTGGTGTTGAATTGCATGGGGATCTGAATCTTGCGGAAGTTGATCGCCGTCACGTCCTTCGGCAACTCAGCGGGAGCGAGCAGCGCCATCGCCAAGGTGAGGTGAGCGAGACTCATGACCGACCCTCCTTCCGATCCCCAAAATCGAGTCCGCAATTGGCGACACGCACCAAATTGCAGGGTTGTATCGGTTGAATCGGCAACATCCGGACGAAACTTGAGGATTCCGAACAAAATTTCCGATTTTTTCTCAAGTCGATTCGGCGGAATGGCGAAGCGGCGCAGGGTGGGCTTGTCGGGGAGTCCGCGAATCGCTACAAGATGCCAAAGCAGGTGTTCCCAGTCCCCGAGAACCCGCTCATGCCAGATGCAGAAGATCACCCCCCGACTGCGAATGCTCTCCCCATTCCGCCTGACGGTATCGATCCACTGACCCGCCATAATATGATTGCCGAGACATTGTTCTCCGCATTCAACGGCATTTTCATGGGCTTGGCGATTCTCGCGGCCCCGGTGATGGCGGTGGTCGGCTATCAGGCCAATCCGTTGGAACTCACCATTCTCGTCGCGGCGTTCCCCGTGGGTGTCTTTTTTGGGCCATTGTGGGCGGGATTCGGCCGCCGAGTGGGGATGCAGCGGCTGGTCACACAAATGGCAATCTGGGCGAATCTGCCGCTCTTTGCCATTTTTTGGGTCGAGCAAGCCTGGCTGTTCACCCTGTTGGTTTCCATCAGCCAGATCCTCAACTCTGGTATGCGGATGGGTCAATCCAGTCTGTATCCACTGCTGTACCCCAAAGCCATTCGCGGACGCGTGCTGGGACGGCTGACTTTTTGGACCTTTTTGACCATGGTGCCTACCATTCTCATGAGTGGCTGGCTGCTCGATTGCAGCCGGGAGATGGTGCGAGTGCTGTATCCCCTCGCCGGGATGTGCGGATTGATCGGAGCCGTATACTACCACACAATCGTTGTACCGGGTGAAGACGTGCTGGTGCAGCGCGATCGATCCTGGATGGCCGGCCTGAACGGAGTGCGCCGGGTGCTGCAAGACGATCAAGCGCATTTGCTGTATCAGGGGGCGTTCTTTCTCTCGGGGTCGGCGTTCTTTCTCTCCAGCCATATTGTGCTGTTGCTGGTGTGCGACCGATTCGATTTCTCCGCATTTGAGTTGGCACTCTGGATGACCGTGATGCCACAATTGCTGCTCGCGGTCTCATCGCCCATCTGGGGGCGGATTTACGATCGGGTGGGGCTGGTCAATTGTCGGCTGCTGATTAGCGCGGTCATGACAACGTATCTGATGAGTTACTGGCTGGGAATCGTTCTGGGTTGGCCGGTGTTGATTGTTTTGGGTAGCATTCTCATGGGGCTATCCAACGGCGGCGGGCAAGTGACCTGGGCATTGACCCCCAGCCACTTTGCCAAACAACCGGCCGATGTGCCCATCTATAATGGCATTCACTTTGTGCTCAACGGCACACGCGGGTTGGTGATGCCCTGGATTGGCTCGGTGATGTGGGTGCTGACCGGCCCGGCTGCGGTGCTGGTCGCCGTCGCCAGTTCGGTGGCCAGTGCCCCGTTGCTGCTGCGAGTCCGCCAGATGGAACGAGCGCAAGCCCCCAGTACGGAATTGGTTCCGACCAGTCCCGCAGGCTGGACCGAGCCACCGGAGATGCGCGGAGCACCGCGAAGTGGCCCACGAGAGGCCCGGCCACAACCGACCAACAAGCCCGTGCAAGCGTGTTAATTGCGAGTCAGAATCCGGTATCGGCATGGATCGATTTGCGATCGGTTTCAGGATGTGTAGGTGATGATTCGAGCGTACCAACTGGGTGATGCCGCCATCGAGGCCGCGATTACCAACCATGCCGCCGCTCATTTGCCGGGTTTCGTGCCGCTACGGCCCGAAGACATCGAATGGGAATCACGCAACCCGCGAGATTTCGCGCCCCACCTTCGATTTATTGCCGAACATGATGGGCACCCGGTGGGAATCTGCCAAGCACACCCCTGCGGACGCATCTCGCTGCCATGGTGTCTGCCCGGATACGAAGGCTATGCCTCGCCGCTGTTCCAGCATACGCTGCATGCGCTGTATCATTCCGGTGTCCGTCGGATCTTCGCCGCTTGTCATGCAGAATGGACCGATCAACACGCCTACCTGGAAGCATTTGGGCTGCCCAAAGTCCGCGACATGATTAACTATCTGTTGCCGATTCGGGATGTGCCAACGCTGGTAGGCT
This DNA window, taken from Tuwongella immobilis, encodes the following:
- a CDS encoding purple acid phosphatase family protein, with the protein product MTQLNRRSFFAASFASVAALPQLTAAESFVLPTIIGEDMPVQPSILFLTWHRDPTTTMVIQWVASKGEISDPTLYYRQATPHASSGLSLLLGNGGGFAPLTWFGQKAITKPYPKTDLTIFRVELTGLQPDTEYEFRVSKYSPNYRFRTMPAKATDTISFISGGDCGVNGHAIANNISAANQDPSFAIIGGDLGYDNGRHVEVSLAFLRNYSKHMVTRTGRLIPLIPCIGNHEVDGGYNKPREKAPFFYAIFDGLFPETGYNTLDFGDYLSLILLDTGHTSPIAGEQTAWLEQRLRDRIEHPHVMVVNHVPAYPSARKFEVTGDANRKHWVPLYQKYRVPVVLEHHDHTFKRTKPLLDGLAHSEGVVYLGDGSWGRLRALQPPEKLSYLAASSMDYHLTVHRLQGETRYHLALDERGRIMDATHTGQRTRGRVAVRG
- a CDS encoding GGDEF domain-containing protein: MEKVAETWVAPPKRPTSSSSRQTCLVHIYPTGMAIGARYTLSDKPLLMGRGEESDIRIPENSVSRKHALIEPSADGFTVKDLGSTNGTFVNDTPTNGPRSLHDGDYLRIGNCIYRYLAGGNVEAEYHEEIYRLTIIDALTQTHNQRYLLEFLDREVVRSNRHDRPLSLVMFDIDWFKKINDEFGHLGGDFALRELANVVRHSVRREDLFARYGGEEFALVLVETDKQQALEVAERIRASVEQHKFTFDQQLIRLTISLGVADCSGPTALTASELIKAADERLYQAKRAGRNRVVS
- a CDS encoding MFS transporter, whose amino-acid sequence is MPDAEDHPPTANALPIPPDGIDPLTRHNMIAETLFSAFNGIFMGLAILAAPVMAVVGYQANPLELTILVAAFPVGVFFGPLWAGFGRRVGMQRLVTQMAIWANLPLFAIFWVEQAWLFTLLVSISQILNSGMRMGQSSLYPLLYPKAIRGRVLGRLTFWTFLTMVPTILMSGWLLDCSREMVRVLYPLAGMCGLIGAVYYHTIVVPGEDVLVQRDRSWMAGLNGVRRVLQDDQAHLLYQGAFFLSGSAFFLSSHIVLLLVCDRFDFSAFELALWMTVMPQLLLAVSSPIWGRIYDRVGLVNCRLLISAVMTTYLMSYWLGIVLGWPVLIVLGSILMGLSNGGGQVTWALTPSHFAKQPADVPIYNGIHFVLNGTRGLVMPWIGSVMWVLTGPAAVLVAVASSVASAPLLLRVRQMERAQAPSTELVPTSPAGWTEPPEMRGAPRSGPREARPQPTNKPVQAC